A genomic window from Lycium barbarum isolate Lr01 chromosome 4, ASM1917538v2, whole genome shotgun sequence includes:
- the LOC132634891 gene encoding uncharacterized protein LOC132634891: protein MTEKNFDSVIPPGFATSLTKTVSRSISPTSSETQNSTITHQSEKCMDDFVRRGLDRPWKQETSVSPDALSMTTKETPAVPLPPMPPSGSSINAPLLIVDEEQRDTKINLNPLSILSPPPNPRLRINECSPHINEKSKTMISHVKSVLEFQLTSGSMKNVEAMVKCANNAFSTLDFLEADYTSFYNDVREFIAYHYDYLLIAKRQREMQSFPAELKTRYEDAKICANNLKDEIVQTQGHILMVVKKKESFERQIVDAMELIGKLKEGVAVFEQEEEALKQEKRKCIVAHEIAHHEVQKLCTQVKAAKNVLQKIDERKNAALNGIESSTKRLKSHQS from the exons ATGACAGAGAAAAACTTTGATTCAGTTATACCACCTGGATTTGCTACATCTTTAACCAAGACTGTGTCTAGAAGCATTAGTCCTACTAGTTCTGAAACTCAAAATTCAACAATAACTCATCAAAGTGAGAAGTGCATGGATGATTTTGTAAGACGTGGCCTAGATCGCCCTTGGAAACAAGAGACATCAGTTTCACCAGATG CGCTATCGATGACAACGAAAGAAACTCCAGCAGTTCCATTGCCTCCTATGCCACCATCGGGATCGAGCATAAATGCGCCTCTACTAATTGTAGATGAAGAACAGAGGGACACAAAGATAAATCTGAATCCATTGTCAATACTGAGTCCACCACCAAATCCACGCCTTCGGATTAATGAATGTTCGCCCCACATTAATGAAAAATCAAAGACCATGATCTCTCATGTCAAGTCTGTGCTGGAGTTCCAGCTCACCTCTGGGAGCATGAAAAACGTGGAAGCCATGGTTAAGTGCGCAAACAACGCCTTCTCCACCTTGGATTTTCTTGAAGCGGATTATACTTCTTTCTACAATGACGTTAGAGAGTTCATCGCGTATCACTATGATTATTTGCTCATAGCAAAGAGACAAAGAGAGATGCAATCTTTTCCTGCAGAGCTGAAGACGAGATACGAAGATGCTAAAATTTGCGCAAATAATCTTAAAGATGAGATTGTTCAAACTCAAGGCCATATCCTGATGGTCGTGAAAAAGAAGGAGTCCTTTGAAAGACAGATAGTGGATGCAATGGAACTAATTGGTAAGCTGAAAGAAGGTGTGGCTGTTTTCGAACAGGAGGAAGAGGCTCTGAAACAAGAGAAACGAAAATGCATCGTAGCCCATGAGATTGCACATCATGAGGTGCAAAAACTTTGTACACAGGTGAAGGCAGCTAAAAATGTACTCCAGAAAATTGATGAGCGCAAAAATGCAGCTCTCAATGGCATTGAGTCCTCCACCAAACGTCTGAAGTCCCACCAATCTTAA
- the LOC132638077 gene encoding uncharacterized protein LOC132638077 isoform X2: MRVTIVNEDPIIMDDHDQSEGERAHSPVKRRGSRKRARPDLYVPTHSHPSPRPHGRGLLWGWGRPQKQHSVESPASQSLRRGPGRPPKQRSDEAPAVSPPLASPLGSTGDSPLASLTTNTPEPVASTPLGSTRDSSLVSATANNLEAAASTPLGSIGDTPLISATGNTPEAVAPTSLGSTSDRPLEVPSDEEETKLNVKSSRVLMHPPNANYRPQIPDEESKKVILGVGSLLVKKLLTSENDVGYMVHQANATFTCLKALDVDYASFYREVTEYISHRCNLLDAQREESMLSLPALQENYENAKSTAIDVEEDFGRTQEEWEKAKEKEETLKRQIEDLKQELAQIEHKKESLKEAHEVAKAKEQEIGTQLEAAQATQTEIQQRKDVALVGIESATQRLKSTYHV, translated from the exons ATGCGTGTCACAATCGTTAATGAGGATCCTATAATCATGGATGACCATGATCAGAGCGAAGGTGAAAGGGCTCATTCTCCTGTTAAGAGGCGCGGTTCAAGAAAAAGAGCTCGTCCAGATCTCTATGTTCCCACCCATTCACACCCTTCTCCACGACCGCACGGCCGAGGTTTACTATGGGGCTGGGGTCGCCCTCAAAAACAACATTCAGTTG AAAGTCCAGCCTCGCAATCTTTACGACGTGGCCCAGGTCGCCCTCCGAAACAGAGATCAGATG AAGCTCCAGCAGTTTCACCACCTCTAGCATCACCATTGGGGTCGACCGGGGATAGTCCATTAGCTTCTTTGACCACAAATACTCCAGAGCCAGTTGCCTCAACTCCATTGGGGTCGACCAGAGATAGTTCATTAGTTTCGGCGACTGCAAATAATCTAGAGGCAGCTGCCTCAACTCCATTGGGGTCGATTGGAGATACTCCATTAATTTCGGCGACTGGGAATACTCCAGAGGCTGTTGCCCCAACTTCACTGGGGTCAACCAGTGATAGGCCTTTGGAAGTTCCCTCTGACGAAGAGGAAACAAAGTTAAATGTAAAGTCGTCTAGAGTACTGATGCATCCCCCAAACGCAAATTATAGACCCCAGATTCCAGATGAAGAATCGAAGAAAGTGATTCTTGGAGTCGGGTCTTTATTGGTGAAGAAGCTGCTTACTTCTGAGAACGATGTTGGTTACATGGTCCATCAGGCCAATGCTACCTTTACTTGTTTGAAAGCGCTTGATGTTGATTATGCCTCTTTTTACAGAGAAGTTACAGAATACATTTCTCATCGCTGCAATTTGCTAGACGCACAGAGAGAAGAAAGCATGTTGTCTTTACCAGCATTGCAGGAAAATTATGAAAATGCTAAAAGTACTGCAATTGATGTTGAGGAGGATTTTGGTCGTACTCAAGAAGAATGGGAGAAGGCCAAGGAGAAAGAGGAAACTTTGAAGAGGCAAATCGAGGATCTGAAGCAAGAGCTAGCACAGATCGAACATAAAAAGGAGAGTCTGAAAGAAGCCCATGAAGTTGCAAAAGCCAAGGAGCAAGAAATTGGCACCCAGTTGGAGGCAGCTCAAGCAACGCAAACGGAAATCCAGCAGCGCAAAGATGTAGCTCTCGTAGGGATTGAATCCGCCACCCAACGCCTAAAGTCCACATATCATGTTTGA
- the LOC132638077 gene encoding uncharacterized protein LOC132638077 isoform X1, producing MRVTIVNEDPIIMDDHDQSEGERAHSPVKRRGSRKRARPDLYVPTHSHPSPRPHGRGLLWGWGRPQKQHSVESPASQSLRRGPGRPPKQRSDVTEAPAVSPPLASPLGSTGDSPLASLTTNTPEPVASTPLGSTRDSSLVSATANNLEAAASTPLGSIGDTPLISATGNTPEAVAPTSLGSTSDRPLEVPSDEEETKLNVKSSRVLMHPPNANYRPQIPDEESKKVILGVGSLLVKKLLTSENDVGYMVHQANATFTCLKALDVDYASFYREVTEYISHRCNLLDAQREESMLSLPALQENYENAKSTAIDVEEDFGRTQEEWEKAKEKEETLKRQIEDLKQELAQIEHKKESLKEAHEVAKAKEQEIGTQLEAAQATQTEIQQRKDVALVGIESATQRLKSTYHV from the exons ATGCGTGTCACAATCGTTAATGAGGATCCTATAATCATGGATGACCATGATCAGAGCGAAGGTGAAAGGGCTCATTCTCCTGTTAAGAGGCGCGGTTCAAGAAAAAGAGCTCGTCCAGATCTCTATGTTCCCACCCATTCACACCCTTCTCCACGACCGCACGGCCGAGGTTTACTATGGGGCTGGGGTCGCCCTCAAAAACAACATTCAGTTG AAAGTCCAGCCTCGCAATCTTTACGACGTGGCCCAGGTCGCCCTCCGAAACAGAGATCAGATG TTACAGAAGCTCCAGCAGTTTCACCACCTCTAGCATCACCATTGGGGTCGACCGGGGATAGTCCATTAGCTTCTTTGACCACAAATACTCCAGAGCCAGTTGCCTCAACTCCATTGGGGTCGACCAGAGATAGTTCATTAGTTTCGGCGACTGCAAATAATCTAGAGGCAGCTGCCTCAACTCCATTGGGGTCGATTGGAGATACTCCATTAATTTCGGCGACTGGGAATACTCCAGAGGCTGTTGCCCCAACTTCACTGGGGTCAACCAGTGATAGGCCTTTGGAAGTTCCCTCTGACGAAGAGGAAACAAAGTTAAATGTAAAGTCGTCTAGAGTACTGATGCATCCCCCAAACGCAAATTATAGACCCCAGATTCCAGATGAAGAATCGAAGAAAGTGATTCTTGGAGTCGGGTCTTTATTGGTGAAGAAGCTGCTTACTTCTGAGAACGATGTTGGTTACATGGTCCATCAGGCCAATGCTACCTTTACTTGTTTGAAAGCGCTTGATGTTGATTATGCCTCTTTTTACAGAGAAGTTACAGAATACATTTCTCATCGCTGCAATTTGCTAGACGCACAGAGAGAAGAAAGCATGTTGTCTTTACCAGCATTGCAGGAAAATTATGAAAATGCTAAAAGTACTGCAATTGATGTTGAGGAGGATTTTGGTCGTACTCAAGAAGAATGGGAGAAGGCCAAGGAGAAAGAGGAAACTTTGAAGAGGCAAATCGAGGATCTGAAGCAAGAGCTAGCACAGATCGAACATAAAAAGGAGAGTCTGAAAGAAGCCCATGAAGTTGCAAAAGCCAAGGAGCAAGAAATTGGCACCCAGTTGGAGGCAGCTCAAGCAACGCAAACGGAAATCCAGCAGCGCAAAGATGTAGCTCTCGTAGGGATTGAATCCGCCACCCAACGCCTAAAGTCCACATATCATGTTTGA
- the LOC132638078 gene encoding uncharacterized protein LOC132638078, with the protein MTEENYDSEIPPGFATCMNKKGQVVGRISGCGSRKRAPPQSFDPTHDQHRPSSHNHRPSVGLHDRVASLNPPIHQSEASTKAKGCQISAVAKSHFGQTNISQAMQPESRLLKEVKTEIEDVAPDIIQGGIGEAPPPFTAVIQETDLSNQPTCLIDVNFLQRVAVAFEEVKANQEESTKSAKQSITMNPSLEPTFLAIRKKHGDITKDCPMESGDMLTSVLEVICKAAQGLQKKRLIEVDRNLLDSYYLVVKDAEKMEVNVNWLRTRVDEIKDAINCIVETKKINDDMNMLAEQNENEKKNLESMKVELEKLKSEIQRREIQLNLEMLLTEELSSMINNQALRIQQFQSMPLMEAFP; encoded by the exons ATGACAGAGGAAAACTATGATTCAGAAATACCACCTGGTTTTGCAACATGCATGAACAAAAAGGGTCAAGTTGTAGGGAGGATTTCGGGTTGTGGGTCAAGAAAAAGAGCTCCACCACAGTCATTTGACCCGACCCATGATCAACATCGGCCTTCTTCACACAATCACAGACCATCTG TTGGTCTTCACGATCGTGTGGCATCATTGAACCCACCAATTCATCAGTCTGAAGCATCAACCAAAGCTAAAGGATGTCAGATAAGTGCTGTGGCGAAAAGTCATTTTGGCCAAACCAATATTTCACAAGCTATGCAGCCAGAGTCAAGATTACTAAAAGAAGTGAAGACAGAAATTGAAGATGTTGCACCTGATATTATTCAAGGTGGTATCGGTGAAGCTCCTCCTCCTTTTACTGCTGTCATTCAAGAGACAGATCTAAGTAATCAGCCAACTTGCCTCATTGATGTCAATTTCCTTCAACGAGTGGCAGTTGCTTTTGAAGAAGTAAAAGCAAATCAAGAAGAAAGCACAAAATCGGCAAAACAATCAATTACCATGAATCCGAGTCTTGAGCCAACTTTTCTGGCCATCCGCAAAAAACACGGAGACATTACAAAGGATTGTCCTATGGAGTCGGGCGACATGCTTACTTCTGTTCTCGAAGTTATATGTAAGGCTGCCCAAGGGCTCCAAAAGAAACGTTTGATTGAAGTTGATCGTAATCTCTTGGACTCCTATTACTTGGTTGTCAAGGATGCTGAGAAAATGGAGGTGAATGTCAACTGGTTAAGAACTCGGGTTGATGAGATTAAAGATGCGATAAATTGTATTGTTGAGACAAAAAAGATCAATGATGACATGAATATGCTTGCAGAACAAAATGAAAATGAGAAGAAGAATCTTGAATCAATGAAAGTAGAATTGGAGAAACTCAAATCTGAAATTCAAAGAAGGGAAATTCAGCTTAACTTGGAAATGCTGCTGACTGAAGAGCTGAGTAGTATGATTAATAATCAGGCactcagaattcagcagtttcaaaGCATGCCGTTGATGGAAGCATTTCCATAG
- the LOC132634892 gene encoding uncharacterized protein LOC132634892, which produces MWSEQKEIPPPPGFEPLDQILPTEDNSDDHDKGERTTTPPDPVIKRCSSRKRTRPNFFVPNHSRPSPRPHDQGLQRGRGRPRKQRSHDEMPSTATTENPGSQSSLRRGPGRPPKQRSNVTEAPAVSPPPASPLGSTGDRPLALATTNTPEAVAPTQLGSTRDSSLVSATANNLEAAASTPLGSIGDTPLILATGNTPEAVAPTSLGSTSDRPLEVPSDEEETKLNVKSSRVLMHPPNANYRPQIPDEESKKVILGVGSLLVKKLLTSENDVGDMVHQANATFTCLKALDVDYASFYREVTEYISHRCNLLDAQREETMLSLPALQENYENAKSTALDVEEDFGRTQGEWAKAKEKEETLKRRIEHLKQELAQIEHKKQSLKEAHEVAKVKEQELGTQLKAAQARRTEIQQRKYAALVGIESTTQRLKSTYHVDFD; this is translated from the exons ATGTGGTCAGAGCAAAAAGAAATACCACCTCCACCTGGTTTTGAACCTTTGGACCAAATTTTACCTACTGAAGATAACTCTGATGATCATGACAAAGGTGAAAGGACTACTACTCCTCCTGATCCTGTTATTAAGAGGTGCAGTTCAAGAAAAAGGACTCGTCCAAATTTCTTTGTTCCAAACCATTCCCGACCTTCTCCACGACCACATGATCAAGGTTTACAACGTGGCCGGGGTCGTCCTAGGAAACAGAGATCACATGATG AAATGCCATCCACGGCAACAACAGAAAATCCAGGCTCGCAATCTTCTTTACGTCGTGGCCCAGGTCGCCCTCCGAAGCAGAGATCAAATG TTACAGAAGCTCCTGCAGTTTCACCACCTCCAGCATCACCATTGGGGTCGACCGGGGATAGGCCATTAGCTTTGGCGACCACAAATACTCCAGAGGCAGTTGCACCAACTCAATTGGGGTCCACCAGAGATAGTTCATTAGTTTCGGCGACTGCAAATAATCTAGAGGCAGCTGCTTCAACTCCATTGGGGTCGATTGGAGACACTCCATTAATTTTGGCGACTGGGAATACTCCAGAGGCTGTTGCCCCAACTTCACTGGGGTCAACCAGTGATAGGCCTTTGGAAGTTCCCTCTGACGAAGAGGAAACAAAGTTAAATGTAAAGTCGTCTAGAGTACTGATGCATCCCCCAAACGCAAATTATAGACCCCAGATTCCAGATGAAGAATCGAAGAAAGTGATTCTTGGAGTCGGGTCTTTATTGGTGAAGAAGCTGCTTACTTCTGAGAACGATGTTGGTGACATGGTCCATCAGGCCAATGCTACCTTTACTTGTTTGAAAGCGCTTGATGTTGATTATGCCTCTTTTTACAGAGAAGTCACAGAATACATTTCTCATCGCTGCAATTTGCTAGACGCGCAGAGAGAAGAAACCATGTTGTCTTTGCCAGCATTGCAGGAAAATTATGAAAATGCTAAAAGTACTGCACTTGATGTTGAGGAGGATTTTGGTCGTACTCAAGGAGAATGGGCGAAGGCCAAGGAGAAAGAGGAAACCTTGAAGAGGCGAATCGAGCATCTGAAGCAAGAGTTAGCGCAGATCGAACATAAAAAGCAGAGTCTGAAAGAAGCCCATGAAGTTGCAAAAGTCAAGGAGCAAGAACTTGGCACCCAGTTGAAGGCAGCTCAAGCAAGGCGCACAGAAATTCAGCAGCGCAAATATGCAGCTCTCGTAGGGATTGAATCCACCACCCAACGTCTAAAGTCCACATATCATGTTGATTTCGATTAG
- the LOC132637087 gene encoding uncharacterized protein LOC132637087, whose protein sequence is MSNLSKLEFVALDISGKNYLSWVLDAEIHLDAKGLGATITQDNTTSSQDKAKAMIFLRHHLDEGLKVEYLTVKDPLELWTGLKERYDHIKVTVLPRARYEWIHLRLQDFKTVCDYNSAVYRITSQLKLCGDNITDEDMLEKTLTTFHASNLVLQQQYRERGFKKHVDLISCLLVAEQHNTLLLKNHEARPTGTAPFPEANVVATHGPTERRQNNRGHNNERGRGRGKGRYNNRRGGGHHKRENNMGYQGNPSRNNCHRCGLKGHWKNECRAPEHFVRLYQNSFKRKANRGGASSANARVESHMTFKNNDEAGPSRKYDDNVEANLALKDDDFDGLDDITHLEVEDFFGDRN, encoded by the coding sequence ATGTCGAATTTGTCGAAGCTTGAGTTTGTGGCACTTGATATCTCGGGAAAGAATTACCTATCATGGGTACTTGATGCTGAAATTCACCTAGACGCCAAAGGTCTTGGTGCCACTATTACTCAGGATAATACAACATCAAGTCAGGACAAAGCGAAGGCAATGATTTTCCTTCGTCATCATCTGGATGAAGGATTGAAGGTTGAATACCTGACAGTGAAAGATCCACTTGAATTGTGGACTGGTTTGAAGGAAAGGTATGACCACATTAAGGTAACGGTATTGCCCAGGGCTCGTTATGAGTGGATTCACTTACGGTTACAAGATTTTAAAACTGTATGTGATTATAACTCTGCTGTCTATAGAATTACTTCCCAACTGAAATTATGTGGGGATAATATAACTGACGAGGATATGTTGGAAAAGACTCTTACGACTTTTCATGCCTCCAATTTGGTATTACAACAACAGTACCGTGAAAGGGGTTTTAAAAAGCATGTTGATTTGATATCATGTCTTCTTGTGGCTGAGCAGCACAATACCCTTTTATTGAAAAATCATGAAGCCCGTCCCACTGGAACTGCTCCATTCCCggaagcgaatgtggtagcaacACATGGCCCAACTGAAAGAAGACAAAATAATCGAGGCCATAATAATGAGCGTGGGCGTGGCAGGGGCAAGGGACGATATAATAATCGTCGTGGTGGTGGTCACCATAAAAGGGAGAACAATATGGGTTATCAAGGCAATCCTTCAAGGAACAACTGTCATCGTTGTGGTTTGAAAGGTCACTGGAAAAATGAATGCCGGGCGCCTGAACATTTTGTCAGGCTTTATCaaaattccttcaaaagaaaGGCAAATAGAGGTGGTGCCTCTTCTGCTAATGCCCGGGTGGAGtcacacatgacttttaaaaataACGATGAGGCAGGGCCTTCACGAAAATATGATGATAATGTTGAAGCTAATTTGGCTTTGAAAGATGATGATTTTGATGGGCTTGATGATATTACTCATTTGGAAGTTGAAGACTTCTTTGGAGATCGAAATTGA